The genomic DNA CGCCCACCGAGATGCGGGTGGCCGAGATGCTTCCGGGGGCGGGCACGAACTTCGCAATGCGCCCCGGGGCAGGCTTGGGCGCCGTGTAGACCTTGTTGTCGGTGCCCACGATCCAGATGGCGCTGCCAGAGACGCTGATGTCGATGGCGTGGATGCCGCTGAGGGGGCTCCACTGCTGGGCGAACGCCGGAACCATCAGGGCGAGGACGAGCACGATGCTCGCAAGGGCTCTCTTCATGACTTCTCCTGTGAAGGTCGGATTTTGGGTTCGCCTGCGTTTCCCACGACACAAGGCCTTTCCTGCCGAAGCGCCCGCCTGCTTGACCCTGCCTTCACGCATCTTCTCCCCGCTCGAGCACGCGTCTCACAAAAGGGTCACGACCGCGACCGGCGCGCTCGAGGCGCCGTACATGCTCCCACTCCAGCTGGCGCAGCTGCGTGTCCCACTCGCGGCGGAACCGCGGCGAGCCTCGGCGCGCGTCGATCTCAAGCCGACAGCGCACGAGGTCGGCCGTGAGCGTATCGAGCGTGGCCTGGCGCATGAAGACAGCGGCCATGGGCGAATGCCACCAGAGCACATCGAGGGCTCGCCAGACGCGCTCGAGCGAGCGCCTCGCCGATTCGATCAGGGTTCTCAAGGATGCCCACCTCCCCCGCGCGACTGCCTCTGCGTTCATCTGCGCGCCTTCCAGTACGAACACGGTAGCACGGGCATGATGACAAATGCTGTCGCAAGGAGAACGACACCGCCAGGCGCAAATCCACATCCATGACAGAATCACGCGTCACAGACGACCTCCTCCGCTTCCTCGCCGCCTCTCCGACCCCGTACCACGCCGTCGAGAGCGCCATCGCACGCTTGAAGGAGGCCGGCTTCTCCGCGCTCCGGGAAGCTGACGGGTGGTCGCCCCTCGCACCCGGCCGCTACTACGTCGCCCACGCGGACAGCGCACTTGCGGCCTTCGTGATCCCTCCGCACCAGGTACACGCCGTACACCTCATCGGCGCCCACACCGACAGCCCGAACCTGCGGCTGAAGCCAGCCCCTCCATTCGCAAAGGAGGGCTATCTGCAGATCGGGGTCGAGGTCTACGGGGGCGCACTGCTCAACACGTGGCTCGATCGCGATCTGGGCATCGCGGGCCGCGTGACGATGAACGAAGCGGGTCGGGTAACCACCCGCCTTGTTCGCTTCGACCGCCCCCTGGCACGAGTTGCCCAGCTGGCCATCCACCTCGACCGCGAGGTGAACGAGAAGGGGCTTGTGCTGAACCGCCAGAGCCATCTTGTCCCCATCCTCGGCCTGGGAGAGCACCCCGACGCGCTGAGAGCGCTGTGCGCCTCCGCCCTCGACATCGACGGCACATCCATCACGGGGCTCGATCTGATGCTGCACGACCTCACCGCGCCCGCGCGCGGAGGTCTCGACGGCGAGTTCATCTGGTCGGCCCGCCTCGACAACCTGGCCATGTGCCACGCGGCCGTCCACGCGCTGATCGAGACCGCCGGCCTGGAAGGCGACACGATACGCATGGCCGTGCTCTTCGATCACGAGGAGGTGGGAAGCCAGAGCCACGCAGGCGCCGGCTCCGGGCTCCTCCCCCGTCTGCTGGAGCGCATCACCCTCGCACTGGGGCACGACCGCGAGCGCCACCATCGCACGCTCGCCGCCTCGCTCTGCCTCTCTGCCGACATGGCCCACGCCGTGCATCCGAACTATCCAGACCGGCACGAGCCCAACCACAAGCCCGTCATCAACGGAGGCCCCGTGGTGAAGGTGAACAGCCAGCAGCGATACGCCACGTGTGCCCGCACGGCCGCCCTCTTCCACCGGCTGTGCGCCGAAGCCGGCGTGCCAAGCCAGAGCTATGTGCACCGCACCGACCTGGCCTGCGGAAGCACCATCGGCCCCATCACCTCGACCCTGCTCGGCATCGCCACCGTCGACGTGGGAAATCCGATGCTCTCGATGCACTCCGCGCGCGAGATGGGGGGGAGCCGCGATCCCGCAATGATGACCGCGGCGATGGCACGCTTCCTCGCACTGACATCGGGCGCTCTCGGCTGAGGCGATCAGTCAGACGCGAGGGCAAGCCCTTCCACGAAGCGGCACGCATCACGCGCGTGTCGCTCGAGCCGCTCGAAGATCGCTGTCGAACCACCCTGCGCGTCGAGTGCGTCGAGCTCTTCCAGGGCGAGGGCGTCTGCCACAGCGCTGCCGGCCTGAAGCAGTCCGAAGCAGTTCTTGATGTCGTGGGCCGCCCGGCGCGCACCTTGCAGATCGCAGAGGTCGCGGGCGCTGCGCAGCTGCGTCATCGCCGTCTCCAGGGTCTCGATGAACACGCCGCTGATGCGACGCATATGCGGTGCGTCCTCTCCCGCCCATTCTCGCAGGCGAGCGGCGTCAAAGCTCGGCTCTTCGCGGGGGGAGGATGTAGACGAAGCGTCGGGAGACATGGCGCCCGGCCAATTAGACGCGCGACCCGCGCTTCCTCCCCAGTGAGCCGCTCACCTGCGGCATGGCAGGAGGTCGAGCGGTCTGTGAGAAACGATGCGCCCTTCCGCGCCCCCACCGCCAGTGGTCGCGAGTCACA from Pseudomonadota bacterium includes the following:
- a CDS encoding M18 family aminopeptidase, which translates into the protein MTESRVTDDLLRFLAASPTPYHAVESAIARLKEAGFSALREADGWSPLAPGRYYVAHADSALAAFVIPPHQVHAVHLIGAHTDSPNLRLKPAPPFAKEGYLQIGVEVYGGALLNTWLDRDLGIAGRVTMNEAGRVTTRLVRFDRPLARVAQLAIHLDREVNEKGLVLNRQSHLVPILGLGEHPDALRALCASALDIDGTSITGLDLMLHDLTAPARGGLDGEFIWSARLDNLAMCHAAVHALIETAGLEGDTIRMAVLFDHEEVGSQSHAGAGSGLLPRLLERITLALGHDRERHHRTLAASLCLSADMAHAVHPNYPDRHEPNHKPVINGGPVVKVNSQQRYATCARTAALFHRLCAEAGVPSQSYVHRTDLACGSTIGPITSTLLGIATVDVGNPMLSMHSAREMGGSRDPAMMTAAMARFLALTSGALG
- a CDS encoding Hpt domain-containing protein, which encodes MSPDASSTSSPREEPSFDAARLREWAGEDAPHMRRISGVFIETLETAMTQLRSARDLCDLQGARRAAHDIKNCFGLLQAGSAVADALALEELDALDAQGGSTAIFERLERHARDACRFVEGLALASD